Proteins from a single region of Synchiropus splendidus isolate RoL2022-P1 chromosome 3, RoL_Sspl_1.0, whole genome shotgun sequence:
- the klc2 gene encoding kinesin light chain 2, with protein MSTMVYPREEALERLSQDEIVLNTKAVIQGLETLRGEHAQILNSLLDCTQPLAAQEKSGLLRKSMEAIDLGLGEAQVIIALSSHLSAVESEKQKLRAQVRRLCQENQWLRDELAGTQHKLQRSEQSVAQLEEEKKHLEFMNQIKKFDDDVSPSEEKNQSSSSGTGGSAGGEKEKDSLDDLFPNDDDQGPAQPSGEVAAQQGGYEIPARLRTLHNLVIQYASQGRYEVAVPLCKQALEDLEKTSGHDHPDVATMLNILALVYRDQNKYKEAAHLLNDALAIREKTLGKDHPAVAATLNNLAVLYGKRGKYKEAEPLCKRALEIREMVLGKYHPDVAKQLNNLALLCQNQGKYDEVEYYYRRALEIYESKLGADDPNVAKTKNNLATCYLKQGKFKDAEALYKEILTRAHEKEFGSVNNDNKPIWMHAEEREESKGSRKDSGLHVEYGSWYKTCKVDSPTVNTTLKSLGALYRRQGKLEAAETLEECASKSRKQGIDAINQSKVVELLKDGSVGGDRRQSREGLNGSGGRGESEGDDSAEWNGDGNGSLRRSGSFGKIRDALRRSSEMLVKKLQGSGPQEPRNPGMKRASSLNFLNKSTEETAQNDNSGLSDCRGLSASNVDLTRRSSLIG; from the exons ATGTCCACCATGGTGTATCCTCGTGAAGAAGCCCTGGAGCGTCTGAGCCAGGATGAGATTGTCCTCAACACCAAAGCCGTCATCCAGGGCCTGGAGACGCTGCGCGGCGAGCACGCTCAGATCCTCAACTCGCTCCTGGACTGCACCCAGCCACTGGCTGCTCAGGAAAAGTCCGGATTGCTCCGCAAGAGCATGGAGGCCATTGACCTCGGCCTTGGAGAAGCTCAG GTGATCATCGCCTTGTCTAGCCACTTAAGTGCAGTGGAATCGGAGAAGCAAAAGCTGCGCGCTCAGGTGCGCCGCCTCTGCCAGGAGAACCAGTGGCTGAGGGACGAGCTCGCGGGAACGCAGCACAAGCTGCAGCGCAGTGAGCAAAGTGTtgctcagctggaggaggagaagaagcatCTGGAGTTCATGAACCAGATCAAAAAGTTTGACGATGATGTCTCGCCGTCTGAGGAGAAgaaccagagcagcagcagtgggacTGGTGGAAGTGCTGGTGGggagaaggagaaagacagTCTGGATGACTTGTTTCCCAACGATGATGACCAGGGTCCAG CCCAGCCCAGCGGAGAGGTGGCAGCCCAGCAGGGGGGCTACGAGATCCCAGCGCGTCTCAGGACCCTTCACAACCTGGTGATCCAGTATGCCTCTCAGGGACGATACGAGGTTGCTGTGCCTCTTTGTAAACAAGCCTTGGAGGACTTGGAGAAGACATCTGGACATGACCACCCGGATGTGGCCACCATGCTCAACATCCTGGCTTTGGTATACAG GGATCAGAACAAGTACAAAGAAGCTGCTCACCTTCTGAATGACGCCTTGGCAATCAGAGAGAAGACCCTGGGGAAGGACCACCCTGCTGTGGCTGCCACCCTCAACAACCTGGCGGTGCTATATGGCAAGAGGGGCAAGTACAAGGAGGCCGAACCCCTCTGCAAGAGAGCACTAGAGATCAGGGAGATG GTTTTGGGGAAATATCACCCGGATGTGGCCAAGCAGCTGAACAATTTGGCCCTGTTGTGTCAGAACCAGGGCAAGTATGATGAGGTGGAGTACTACTACAGACGAGCTCTGGAGATCTACGAGTCAAAACTTGGGGCAGACGACCCAAATGTTGCCAAGACCAAAAACAACCTG GCCACATGCTACTTGAAACAAGGGAAGTTCAAAGATGCTGAGGCTCTTTACAAAGAGATTCTGACCAGAGCGCATGAGAAGGAGTTCGGTTCTGTCAACA ATGACAATAAACCCATCTGGATGCACGCGGAGGAGCGGGAGGAGAGCAAG GGTTCACGGAAAGACTCTGGCCTGCATGTTGAGTATGGCAGCTGGTATAAAACTTGCAAGGTGGACAG CCCCACTGTGAACACAACCCTCAAAAGCCTGGGAGCCTTGTACCGTCGTCAGGGCAagctggaggcagcagaaaCCCTGGAGGAGTGTGCCAGCAAGTCCCGAAAACAG GGCATCGATGCCATAAACCAGAGTaaagtggtggagctgctgaaggacGGCAGCGTCGGAGGAGACAGGCGACAGAGCAGGGAGGGGCTGAATGGCTCTGGAGGACgtggagagagcgagggagacgACTCCGCCGAGTGGAACGGG GATGGTAATGGGTCTCTGCGTCGCAGTGGCTCCTTTGGGAAGATTCGGGATGCTCTGAGGAGGAGCAGTGAGATGCTGGTGAAGAAGCTACAGGGCAGTGGACCTCAAGAACCGCGCAACCCTGG GATGAAGAGGGCGAGCTCACTTAACTTCCTCAACAAAAGCACGGAGGAGACAGCACAG AACGACAACTCCGGCCTGTCAGACTGTCGAGGACTCAGTGCCAGTAACGTGGACCTGACCAGGCGCAGCTCTCTGATTGGATAA
- the prkd4 gene encoding protein kinase D4, with product MSLAAPALTSAVVHFQLGLCREMVRVPATNLSYHHAKRLAAEIIKRKAPESSVVGAGERVLLFRHQTSSDLLLKHLTLQDELQDGDLIEVVIAGSASVCEMKIYPHSLLVHSYRTPTFCHLCGEMLWGLVRQGLKCDGCGLDFHKRCAFRLVNDCSRVRRQVGTSVSLFQPRHVQTHLLTNHRGGSLEEISRSKPSSRPPSWAEPPEWLPVGVKAQVPHTFHIHSYTKPTVCQHCHRLLRGLFRQGLQCSDCRFNCHRRCEPLVPRDCPGVSDREGFHPVLPLSLSLSQLLESTFDLRFWEKPFFFLKKSLETTLTLHLYDLLEAGHSPAEPEMEEEEEEVEDESQHLIATSPEICEEEMSDGGLREVEPPPEPMRLPLPSSLLRSSPCFSSNIPLMRLVQSVHHTKRRDTSVLMQGWLLHHTQAETLRKRHYWILDPKSITLYQSESSTKYYKEISMAEVLQVRGPTQLTVPSLPGDRTHSFEVLTLSLVYCVTAGADGPAWESALRQAMMPMGSRDPQGVDASGETKDISSLYQISTDEILGSGQFGVVYKGTHRTTGRLVAIKVIDKSRFPASQERQMRNEAAIVQNLSHQGVVQLEGMFECHSHVFVVMEKLHGDMLEMILSSETGRLPERLTRFLVLQILEALRYLHFKHIAHCDLKPENVLLASADSFPQVKLCDFGFSRIIGERSFRRSVVGTPAYLAPEVISSSGYNCSLDMWSVGVIMYVSLSGTFPFNEDEDIRQQITNAAFMFPRQAWASVSLEAVSLINNLLQVSVRRRFSVGRALGHVWLQDFQLWCDLRELEQREGSRYLTHHCDDERWRRYATERGLTFPSSLCCDLDM from the exons ATGTCTCTAGCTGCTCCGGCTCTCACCTCAGCTGTGGTGCACTTTCAGCTGGGCTTGTGCAGGGAGATGGTTCGAGTCCCTGCCACAAACCTGAGCTACCACCATGCCAAAAGACTTGCCGCTGAAATCATAAAACGGAAG GCGCCGGAGAGCAGCGTGGTGGGGGCGGGTGAGCGGGTCTTGCTCTTCAGACACCAGACTTCCTCTGACCTTCTGCTGAAACATCTGACGCTGCAAGACGAGCTGCAGGACGGAGACCTGATCGAGGTCGTCATCGCAG GATCGGCGTCCGTCTGTGAGATGAAGATCTATCCCCACTCTCTGCTGGTCCACTCCTACAGGACTCCCACCTTCTGTCACCTCTGCGGGGAGATGCTGTGGGGGCTGGTGCGGCAGGGGTTAAAGTGTGACG GCTGTGGACTGGACTTTCACAAACGCTGTGCGTTTCGGTTGGTCAATGACTGCAGCCGAGTGCGGCGTCAGGTGGGCACCAGCGTGTCTCTGTTCCAGCCCAGACACGTGCAGACCCACCTGCTGACCAACCACCGCGGAGGCAgtctggaggag ATCAGCAGGTCCAAGCCTTCCTCCAGGCCGCCGTCCTGGGCTGAGCCCCCGGAGTGGCTGCCCGTGGGGGTCAAGGCTCAGGTTCCTCACACCTTTCACATCCACAGCTACACCAAGCCCACCGTCTGCCAGCACTGCCACCGCCTGCTGCGCGGGCTGTTCCGACAGGGCCTGCAATGCTCAG ACTGCAGGTTCAACTGCCACCGACGCTGTGAGCCGCTGGTGCCCAGAGACTGTCCCGGCGTCTCAGACAGAGAAGGTTTCCATcctgtcctccctctctctctctctctctctcagctccttGAGTCGACATTTGATCTGAGATTTTGGGAgaaacccttttttttcctgaagaaAAGTTTGGAAACAACACTGACATTGCATTTGTATGATCTCTTGGAAGCTGGTCACAGTCCAGCCGAgccagagatggaggaggaggaggaggaggtggaggatgaGTCACAGCACCTGATCGCAACTTCACCAGAAATCTGTGAAGAAGAAATGTCGGACGGAGGGTTGCGGGAAGTGGAGCCGCCTCCAGAGCCCATGAG ATTGCCGCtcccttcttctctgctccgctCCAGTCCATGTTTCAGCAGCAACATCCCGCTGATGAGGCTGGTCCAGTCGGTGCACCACACCAAGCGCAGGGACACCAGCGTCCTGATGCAGGGCTGGCTGCTGCACCACACCCAGGCCGAGACTCTG AGGAAGCGCCACTATTGGATTCTGGATCCCAAAAGCATCACACTGTACCAGAGCGAGAGCAGCACAAAATACTACAAG gAGATCTCCATGGCAGAGGTGCTGCAGGTCCGAGGCCCCACTCAGCTGACCGTCCCCTCCTTGCCAGGCGACAGGACGCATTCATTTGAGGTGCTCACGCTCTCACTGGTCTACTGTGTGACTGCGGGCGCTGATGGTCCGGCGTGGGAGAGCGCCCTCCGCCAGGCTATGATGCCGATGGGGAGCCGGGATCCCCAGG GTGTAGATGCAAGTGGAGAAACTAAG gACATCAGCTCGCTGTACCAGATCTCCACAGATGAGATCCTGGGGTCTGGACAGTTTGGGGTGGTGTACAAAG GAACTCACAGGACGACGGGTCGGCTTGTTGCCATCAAGGTCATCGATAAATCCCGTTTTCCGGCCAGTCAGGAGCGCCAGATGAGGAATGAAGCGGCCATCGTGCAG AACCTGTCCCACCAGGGCGTGGTGCAGCTGGAGGGGATGTTTGAGTGCCACTCGCATGTCTTTGTCGTCATGGAGAAGCTCCACGGCGACATGCTGGAGATGATTCTGTCCAGCGAGACCGGGCGACTGCCTGAACGCCTCACGCGCTTCCTGGTCCTGCAG ATCCTGGAGGCTCTGCGGTACCTTCACTTCAAGCACATCGCTCACTGCGACCTGAAACCTGAAAATGTCCTGCTGGCCTCTGCTGACTCCTTCCCTCAG GTGAAACTCTGTGACTTTGGCTTCTCGCGCATCATCGGCGAGCGCTCCTTCCGGCGCTCTGTGGTGGGCACGCCCGCCTACTTGGCCCCGGAGGTCATCAGCTCCAGTGGCTACAACTGCTCCCTGGACATGTGGTCGGTGGGCGTCATCATGTACGTGAGTCTGAGTGGAACTTTTCCCTTCAATGAGGACGAAGACATCCGGCAGCAGATCACCAACGCTGCCTTCATGTTCCCAAGACAAGCCTGGGCCTCTGTCTCCCTGGAGG CCGTCAGTCTCATCAACAACCTGCTGCAGGTTTCAGTCAGACGCAGGTTCAGCGTGGGCCGAGCTCTGGGACACGTTTGGCTGCAG GACTTCCAGCTGTGGTGCGACCTCAGAGAGCTTGAGCAGCGAGAGGGCAGCAGGTATCTGACCCACCACTGCGACGATGAGCGCTGGAGACGCTACGCCACTGAGAGAGGACTGAccttcccctcctccctctgctgtgACCTTGACATGTGA
- the actn3b gene encoding alpha-actinin-3b: protein MTAVETQMTYSNSYTIHHEETYMTQEEDWDRDLLLDPAWEKQQRKTFTAWCNSHLRKAGTQIENIEEDFRNGLKLMLLLEVISGERLPKPDKGKMRFHKIANVNKALDFICSKGVKLVSIGAEEIVDGNVKMTLGMIWTIILRFAIQDISVEETSAKEGLLLWCQRKTAPYRNVNVQNFHISWKDGLALCALIHRHRPDLIDYSKLRKDDPIGNLNTAFEVAEKFLDIPKMLDAEDIVNTPKPDEKAIMTYVSCFYHAFAGAEQAETAANRICKVLAVNQENEKLMEEYEKLASELLEWIRRTIPWLENRVAEQTMRAMQQKLEDFRDYRRVHKPPRVQEKCQLEINFNTLQTKLRLSNRPAFMPSEGKMVSDIANAWKGLEQVEKGYEEWLLTEIRRLERLDHLAEKFKQKCHMHESWTSGKEDLLSQKDYESASLMEIRALMRKHEAFESDLAAHQDRVEQIAAIAQELNELDYHDAATINTRCQGICDQWDNLGTLTQKRRDALERVEKLWETIDQLYLEFAKRAAPFNNWMDGAMEDLQDMFIVHSIEEIQSLITAHDQFKATLPEADKERMATMGIHNEILKIAQTYGIKLSGINPYTNLTPQDISNKWDTVKHLVPLRDQMLQEEVARQQANERLRRQFAAQANIIGPWIQTKMEEISHVSVDIAGSLEEQMNSLKQYEQNIINYKSNIDKLEGDHQLSQESLIFDNKHTNYTMEHIRVGWEQLLTTIARTINEVENQILTRDAKGISQEQLNEFRASFNHFDRKRNGMMDPDDFRACLISMGYDLGEVEFARIMTLVDPNNTSVVTFQAFIDFMTRETAETDTAEQVMASFKILASDKNYITVDELRRELPPEQAEYCISRMTRYIGPDGPPGALDYISFSSALYGESDL from the exons ACCTTCACAGCTTGGTGCAACTCCCACTTGAGGAAGGCCGGGACACAGATCGAGAACATTGAAGAGGATTTTAGAAATGGCCTCAAACTCATGCTCCTGCTGGAGGTCATTTCAG GCGAGAGGCTGCCCAAGCCTGATAAGGGCAAGATGCGTTTCCACAAGATCGCCAACGTGAACAAAGCCCTGGACTTCATCTGCAGCAAAGGAGTCAAGCTTGTGTCCATCGGTGCTGAGG aaATTGTTGATGGTAACGTGAAGATGACTCTTGGTATGATCTGGACCATCATTCTGCGTTTCGCCATCCAAGACATCTCTGTCGAAG AGACATCTGCCAAGGAGGGTctgctgctgtggtgccagaGGAAGACTGCCCCCTACAGGAACGTCAATGTGCAGAACTTCCACATCAG TTGGAAGGATGGCCTGGCTCTGTGTGCCCTCATCCACAGACACAGACCTGACCTGATCGACTACTCCAAACTGAGAAAG GACGACCCCATTGGTAACCTGAACACCGCCTTTGAGGTTGCTGAGAAGTTCCTGGACATCCCAAAAATGCTTGATGCTGAAG ATATTGTGAACACACCCAAGCCTGATGAGAAGGCCATCATGACCTACGTGTCCTGCTTCTATCATGCCTTTGCCGGAGCTGAGCAG GCTGAGACAGCTGCCAACCGTATCTGCAAAGTTCTGGCTGTCAATCAGGAGAATGAGAAGTTGATGGAGGAGTACGAGAAGCTGGCGAGTGAG CTGCTGGAGTGGATCCGCCGCACCATCCCCTGGCTGGAGAACCGTGTGGCTGAGCAGACGATGCGCGCCATgcagcagaagctggaggaCTTCCGTGACTACCGCCGCGTCCACAAGCCGCCCCGCGTCCAGGAGAAATGCCAGCTGGAGATCAACTTCAACACCCTGCAAACAAAACTGAGGCTCAGCAACAGACCTGCCTTCATGCCCTCCGAGGGCAAGATGGTTTCG GACATTGCCAATGCTTGGAAGGGTCTGGAGCAAGTGGAGAAGGGCTACGAGGAGTGGCTCCTGACTGAGATCCGCCGCCTGGAGAGACTGGACCATCTGGCTGAGAAGTTCAAGCAGAAGTGCCACATGCACGAATCCTGGACTTCAG GTAAGGAGGACCTGCTGTCCCAGAAGGACTACGAGTCGGCTTCTCTGATGGAGATCCGAGCCCTGATGAGGAAGCACGAGGCATTTGAGAGCGACCTGGCTGCTCACCAGGACAGAGTGGAGCAGATCGCTGCCATCGCCCAAGAGTTGAA TGAGCTGGACTACCACGACGCTGCCACCATCAACACCCGCTGCCAGGGTATCTGTGACCAGTGGGACAACCTCGGCACCCTGACCCAGAAGAGGAGGGACGCCCTGGAG CGTGTGGAGAAGCTGTGGGAGACCATTGACCAGCTGTATCTGGAGTTTGCCAAGAGAGCTGCCCCCTTCAACAACTGGATGGACGGAGCCATGGAGGATCTGCAGGACATGTTCATTGTCCACAGCATTGAGGAGATCCAG AGTCTGATCACAGCTCACGATCAGTTCAAGGCCACTCTGCCTGAAGCCGACAAGGAGCGCATGGCTACGATGGGCATCCACAATGAAATCCTGAAAATCGCCCAGACCTACGGCATCAAGCTGTCCGGAATCAACCCGTACACCAACCTCACCCCTCAGGACATCAGCAACAAGTGGGACACT GTGAAGCACCTGGTGCCCCTCAGAGACCAAATGCTGCAGGAGGAAGTAGCCAGGCAGCAGGCCAACGAGAGGCTCCGACGCCAGTTTGCTGCCCAGGCCAACATCATTGGACCCTGGATTCAAACCAAGATGGAG GAGATCAGCCACGTATCTGTGGACATCGCCGGCTCTCTGGAGGAACAGATGAACAGTCTGAAGCAATACGAGCAAAACATCATCAATTACAAGTCCAACATCGACAAGCTGGAGGGAGACCACCAGCTGAGCCAGGAGTCCCTCATCTTCGACAACAAGCACACCAACTACACCATGGAG CACATCCGCGTGGGCtgggagcagctgctcaccaccATCGCCAGAACCATCAACGAGGTGGAGAACCAGATCCTGACCCGCGACGCCAAGGGCATCAGCCAGGAGCAGCTGAACGAGTTCAGAGCTTCTTTCAATCACTTCGACAGG AAGAGAAACGGCATGATGGACCCCGACGACTTCCGTGCCTGCCTCATCTCCATGGGCTACGATCTG GGTGAGGTGGAGTTTGCCCGCATCATGACCTTGGTGGACCCCAACAACACAAGCGTAGTCACCTTCCAGGCCTTCATCGACTTCATGACTCGCGAGACCGCAGAGACAGACACCGCTGAACAGGTCATGGCCTCCTTCAAGATTCTGGCCTCAGACAAG AACTACATCACAGTGGACGAGCTGCGTAGAGAGCTGCCACCAGAGCAGGCCGAGTACTGCATCAGCCGCATGACCAGGTACATCGGACCTGACGGACCCCCCGGTGCCCTGGACTACATCTCCTTCTCCAGCGCCCTCTACGGAGAGAGCGACTTATAA